The following coding sequences are from one Delphinus delphis chromosome 17, mDelDel1.2, whole genome shotgun sequence window:
- the GDF6 gene encoding growth/differentiation factor 6, translating into MDTPRVLLSAVFLISFLWDLPGFQQASISSSSSSTQLGSAKGMRSRKEGKMPRASRESATARAPLGRQEPQPRPQEEPRRRPPQQPEAQEPPGRGPRVVPHEYMLSIYRTYSIAEKLGINASFFQSSKSANTITSFVDRGLDDLSHTPLRRQKYLFDVSTLSDKEELVGAELRLFRQAPAAPWGPPAGPLQVQLFPCLSPLLLDARTLDPQGAPRPGWEVFDVWQVLRHQPREQLCLELRVAWGEQGAGEAEARAPGLQQPPPPDLRSLGFGRRVRTPQERALLVVFTRSQRKNLFAEMREQLGSAEVAGPGAGAEGSWPPPSGTPDAGSWLPSPGRRRRRTAFASRHGKRHGKKSRLRCSKKPLHVNFKELGWDDWIIAPLEYEAYHCEGVCDFPLRSHLEPTNHAIIQTLMNSMDPGSTPPSCCVPTKLTPISILYIDAGNNVVYKQYEDMVVESCGCR; encoded by the exons ATGGATACCCCCAGGGTCCTGCTCTCGGCCGTCTTCCTCATCAGTTTCCTGTGGGATTTGCCCGGTTTCCAGCAAGCTTCCATCTCATCCTCCTCGTCGTCCACCCAGCTGGGCTCCGCCAAGGGAATGCGAAGCCGCAAGGAAGGGAAGATGCCGCGGGCGTCGCGAGAGAGTGCCACGGCTCGGGCGCCCCTGGGGCGGCAGGAGCCACAGCCGAGGCCGCAGGAGGAGCCCCGGCGGCGGCCGCCACAGCAGCCCGAAGCTCAGGAGCCTCCGGGCAGGGGCCCGCGCGTGGTGCCCCACGAGTACATGCTGTCAATCTACAGGACTTACTCCATTGCCGAGAAGTTGGGCATCAATGCCAGCTTTTTCCAGTCTTCCAAGTCGGCTAATACGATCACTAGCTTTGTAGACAGGGGACTAG ACGATCTCTCGCACACTCCTCTCCGGAGACAGAAGTATTTGTTTGATGTGTCCACGCTCTCAGACAAAGAAGAGCTGGTGGGCGCGGAGCTGCGGCTCTTTCGCCAGGCGCCCGCAGCGCCCTGGGGGCCGCCGGCCGGGCCGCTCCAAGTGCAGCTCTTCCCCTGCCTGTCGCCCCTGCTGCTGGACGCGCGGACCCTGGACCCGCAGGGGGCGCCCCGGCCCGGCTGGGAAGTCTTCGACGTGTGGCAGGTCCTGCGCCACCAACCCCGGGAGCAGCTGTGCTTGGAGCTTCGGGTCGCGTGGGGCGAGCAGGGAGCCGGCGAGGCCGAGGCGCGCGCGCCGGGGCTCCAGCAGCCACCGCCCCCGGACCTGCGGAGTCTGGGCTTCGGCCGGAGGGTGCGGACCCCCCAGGAGCGCGCCCTGCTCGTGGTGTTCACCCGATCCCAGCGCAAGAACCTGTTCGCCGAGATGCGCGAGCAGCTGGGCTCGGCCGAGGTTGCGGGCCCGGGCGCGGGCGCCGAGGGGTCGTGGCCGCCGCCGTCGGGCACCCCAGACGCCGGGTCTTGGCTGCCCTCGCCCGGCCGCCGGCGGCGGCGCACAGCTTTCGCCAGCCGCCACGGCAAAAGGCACGGGAAGAAGTCGAGGCTGCGCTGCAGCAAGAAGCCCCTGCACGTGAACTTCAAGGAGCTGGGCTGGGACGACTGGATTATCGCGCCCCTGGAGTACGAGGCCTACCACTGCGAAGGCGTGTGCGACTTCCCGTTGCGCTCGCACCTGGAGCCCACCAACCACGCCATCATCCAGACGCTGATGAACTCCATGGACCCCGGCTCTACCCCGCCCAGCTGCTGCGTGCCCACCAAACTGACTCCCATCAGCATCCTGTACATCGACGCGGGCAATAACGTGGTCTACAAGCAGTACGAGGACATGGTGGTGGAGTCCTGCGGCTGCAGGTAG